The Setaria italica strain Yugu1 chromosome IX, Setaria_italica_v2.0, whole genome shotgun sequence genome has a window encoding:
- the LOC101765936 gene encoding random slug protein 5: MFRRKHAPDVNSNDAEQREAKINELKAKLGPLSARAEKYCSKACLKRYLEARNWNVAKSRKMLEESLKWRAAYRPEDIRWPDVSAEGETGKMYRASFRDREGRTVVVMRPTKQNTSSHEGQIRFLVHTLENAILHLPETQEKMVWLIDFTGWTMAHASPIKTSRETANILQNHYPERLAIGFLFNPPKVFEAFFKVIKVFLDPKTIEKVNFVYQKDEESMKVMYKYIDPEILPVEFGGNNNVAYNHEEYSESMMKDDIKTANFWADDAKTDHANSAINGTLVPEVTPQPSLLAAKAS, encoded by the exons ATGTTTAGGAGAAAGCATGCCCCTGATGTTAACTCAAATGATGCTGAGCAGAGAGAAGCAAAG ATAAATGAATTGAAAGCTAAACTTGGGCCTTTGTCTGCCCGTGCTGAGAAGTACTGCAGTAAAGCATGCTTGAAAAGATACCTAGAAGCCCGTAACTGGAATGTTGCCAAGTCTAGAAAAATGTTGGAAGAAAGTCTCAAGTGGAGGGCAGCTTACAGGCCTGAGGACATTCGCTGG CCAGATGTTTCTGCTGAAGGGGAAACCGGTAAAATGTACAGGGCAAGTTTCCGAGACAGAGAGGGCAGAACTGTTGTCGTTATGAGACCTACAAAGCAG AATACTTCATCTCATGAAGGGCAGATACGGTTCCTTGTACATACTTTGGAGAATGCAATCCTCCACCTGCCTGAAACTCAAGAGAAAATGGTATGGTTGATAGATTTCACAGGATGGACAATGGCCCATGCCTCGCCCATAAAGACATCCAGAGAAACTGCAAATATCCTGCAAAATCATTACCCTGAGAGGCTGGCCATTGGATTTCTATTTAATCCCCCAAAAGTATTTGAAGCTTTTTTTAAG GTTATCAAAGTTTTCCTTGACCCGAAAACAATCGAGAAGGTGAACTTTGTGTACCAGAAGGATGAGGAAAGCATGAAGGTCATGTACAAGTACATTGATCCGGAAATCCTTCCTGTAGAGTTTGGAGGGAACAACAATGTGGCCTACAACCATGAGGAGTACTCAGAGTCGATGATGAAGGATGACATCAAAACAGCTAACTTTTGGGCAGATGATGCAAAAACTGACCATGCTAACTCTGCCATCAATGGGACCTTGGTTCCTGAAGTTACACCACAGCCATCGCTGCTTGCTGCTAAAGCTAGTTGA